The following nucleotide sequence is from Zea mays cultivar B73 chromosome 1, Zm-B73-REFERENCE-NAM-5.0, whole genome shotgun sequence.
CTAGGCTACTGGCATATTTAACACACTTATTCTTCTGGATTTGACATAATTGTTCAGTTGGCTGAATCATTTGTTCTTTTTTATCAATAGTTGACATTTCTTGTACAGTATTGGTAGTAGTGTACAGGTTCGTTGATAATTTATTGGTCATTTTCAGTCTTCTGGCACCACATATTTCTTATAGCATTGTCTGGGAGATAGCAAAACTGTGGATGAAAGGCTGCAAGGTTATCATCCTTGACATCCCGCTGCTGTTTGAGACAAAGATGGATAGATGGACGAATCCAATCATTGTTCTCTGGGTTGATCCAAAAGTCCAGATTGAGAGGCTCATTTCAAGAGATGGATGCTCTGAAGGACAAGCTCAGAATAGGATCAATGCACAGCTTGCACTAGACTGGAAGAAATCAGAAGCAGACATAGTGATTGACAATTCTGGTTCCCTGGATGACACCAAACAGCAATTCCAAGAAGTGTTGATGAAAGTCTCGGAGCCCTTGACATGGAAGGAACGCTTGAGATCTAGAGATGGTCTGATCTCTGTTGTCGTCTTTACTGCAGTGGGCGTATTACTTGCCCAGAAGAATCTGCTATGATCATGAAGGCTTAGGGAGTTAAAAATGTTGATACGATGTTTTAAAGGACTGGCACAACTAAGTAAGAACCCTTAGTAAGAACCACTATTTTTAGTTGTCCTTACTGGATAATGGGTCAAGTAATGAAAGTCTGCATTTAGGGATTGCTGGGCTTAGCCAAAATCTTGTTGTACCAAATTGTGTTGATGGGCTGGGAATTACAACTATATTCGGACTACGGGCTATCCATGTTCATGTGATTTTTTGTACCGAGTATAAAGCATGGCCATGCATGCGAATCCGCACTGCCTAATTATGGAAGCCACTTGATTAGAAGCTTGCCCTTTAGTCACAGAAGTGTTCTTTTCAGGCTTGTCAACATTTCAATTTTGGGTACACATTACTCTTTCAATCATAAGtttgggggtgtttggtttcaagTTTGGGGGTGTTTAGTTTctggggactaatttttagtctctcaAATTTATTCTATGCTAATCTCTAAATTACCAAATACGGAAACTAATTAGCAATTTAGAAGGGACTAAAAatctctagaaaccaaacacctctTTTTGAAAGTGATACGAGTGTATTTGTTTTTTTAGAAATAGTATGATAAATATTTGCCAAAGTTTGAAATGGCTGATTTCAGGAAACCTAATACACCACTTATTTGTCACTGGACGGAATAATCAACTCTGAGGG
It contains:
- the LOC100282561 gene encoding dephospho-CoA kinase isoform X1 — its product is MRLVGLTGGIASGKSTVSNLFRDSGVPVVDADVIARDVVQKGTRGWKKIVKAFGNDILLESGEINRALLGQIVFSDPSKRQLLNRLLAPHISYSIVWEIAKLWMKGCKVIILDIPLLFETKMDRWTNPIIVLWVDPKVQIERLISRDGCSEGQAQNRINAQLALDWKKSEADIVIDNSGSLDDTKQQFQEVLMKVSEPLTWKERLRSRDGLISVVVFTAVGVLLAQKNLL
- the LOC100282561 gene encoding dephospho-CoA kinase isoform X2, which gives rise to MPMSLLGLLAPHISYSIVWEIAKLWMKGCKVIILDIPLLFETKMDRWTNPIIVLWVDPKVQIERLISRDGCSEGQAQNRINAQLALDWKKSEADIVIDNSGSLDDTKQQFQEVLMKVSEPLTWKERLRSRDGLISVVVFTAVGVLLAQKNLL
- the LOC100282561 gene encoding Dephospho-CoA kinase (The RefSeq protein has 2 substitutions compared to this genomic sequence) produces the protein MRLVGLTGGIASGKSTVSNLFRDSGVPVVDADVIARDVVQKGTRGWKKIVKAFGNDILLESGEINRALLGQIVFSDPLKRQLLNRLLAPHISYSIVWEIAKLWMKGCKVIILDIPLLFETKMDRWTNPIIVLWVDPKVQIERLISRDGCSEGQAQNRINAQLALDWKKSEADIVIDNSGSLDDTKQQFQEVLMKVSEPLTWKQRLRSRDGLISVVVFTAVGVLLAQKNLL